The DNA region acacagccataaataaataaattaattaattaattaaaaaaaaaaaaaaaaaaaaaaaaaaagtcttgaggTAGGCACTTAAGGCTAGTATGACAGCTCCATTTTCCTGGGAACCCAAGCCCGTTCCAACTTTCTGCCTTACCATCTTAGAGTATACCCGCTTATCCTCATGGTCCTTTATAACTGCTAGAGCACCAGCCATGAAATCTAAGTTTCAGGCAacaggatggaggaaggggaagggatcaATAATACGGCACCATTTCTCTCTTAAGGCTACTTTCTGTAACTCACACATGACATTTGCACTTAATCTCAAGGAGCAGAAGTTGGTCAGATGAGCACAACTAGGTCACATGACCACAACTAGCTGCAAGGGAGGTTGGGAAATGCAGTCTTTTAGCTGAAGCTGGGAAGGGTGCTTTCTCAGCTAAAATGCAGTATTATGTTACTAAAGAGAAAATAGATATTTTGAGGCAACTGGCAATCCCTGtgtatttgtttgctagggctgctgtaacaaaataccacagaccgggtggcttaaataacagaaatttatttgttcacaattttggaggctagaagtccaagatcaaggtgtcagtgtcagcagggttggtttcttctgaggcctttctccttggcttgtagattactgtcttccctctgtgtctgtgtccaaatttcctatTCTtctaaggacatcagtcatattggattaaggcccaccctaaagacctcattttaacctaattacctccttaaGACTCTATCTCCAAGTACAGTTACATTCTAAAggcctgggggttaggacttcaacatatgaatttgggagggacacaattcagcccataggaCCCTGCCACGTTTCTTGACTTCCAAAACCACCTCCCCCTGTAAATCATTCCACCCATCCACTTTGAAAAAGCCCCAAAACCTTATAGCTTGGAGGCCATTTCAGTGGTCAAAACTCAAACATCCATAAGGACAGAGAACATAAAAagagtgagggacttccctggtggttaggactccatgcttccactgcagggggcacaggttcgatacctggtcggggaactaagatcccacatggtgccatgtggcatggccaaaaaaataaagaagagaaagaaaaggggaaaaaaaggagtgcAAGAGGGATAGAAATGAAGAGGCTGGGAGCTCTGTAAAAGTGAGTGTGTGCCCTGTCTGAAGGGGAAGGCTGCTACTAAGCTCCAGCTAGCTGCTGCCTCATGGAAATACCGTCTCTCTTACAGCTCTTCCAAGTTTCTTAAAGGGATGCCAAACATTTTATGTGACTTTTCCCAAATTTTACATGATGGCAActggttcatttttaaaaatactttccagGCCAAATATAACACATCCAAAGGATGGATTGGGGCCACTGCCTCCAGCTGTGGTCTCCATTCCAGTTGGATCCTGGAATTCATTCTACACATACTTATTTCTAAGACTCAGGGCCCTCTCCTGGGTTCTGAGGACACAGCACTAAGAGACAGACTTAAATGATcactatgtatatataaatgtatgtatttgcAAACTGGTGAGAGCTATAATGGAATGAATGGGGCACTATTAGAGACAAAAATAGGGGACTGGATTAGATTATACTTGTGGTCAGGGAAAACCTCTAAGGAGGTGACACAGGGTGTGAcatgaaggatgagtaggagtagGGGTAGAGATGTGCTAGAAACTGAAggtggcatgtgcaaaggccctgaggtgctAGAAAGTATGGTTCTTTTCATATTAGGGGGAATGAAAGGTGGGTATTAGGGATGGAATAGAGAGGGAGAGTAAGCCAGGCCATATAGAGCCTCGTAGGCCTTGAAAGAAATGTGACCTTtatcctccctttcccctcaacAAGATAACACAGATGATGCTGAGGGGTTCCATCAGAGAGATTAGTCcagagtcagcagaaggaaggagatgtGGGGATTTGTCAGCCTTTGGGGTAGACAGGGTAGGAGGATGTGGCATATACCAGAGacatgggggtggagaggggttgggggaggggcacaggcaCTATGACAGCGAGTCCTGTCAAGCTCGGCCAGCCTTGGGGAAGGGTCTTTACTACAGGGACTCCCTCTACCCTCCAGGGTCCTTTCGGGTTGCCTTTCCTCATGCCGCGGAGAAAATACAGAAGATTATATTACAGCTTAAAGAAGGTAAAATAGACCATCTCCTTCCCCCAGGCACAGACAATTAGAAAACCCCACTCCCGAGACCCCCATCTGCTCCCTTCAGCGCAAACCCCTGGCCCGATCTCTGAGCCGAGCTTCCCTTGGTGGGTCACTCGGGTCACAGCCTCTTCCTCTGCTCGGACCACTGTGGGTCCGGCCCCGCCCCTCCGACGGAAGGTTATCTCTAGCTGGGACCGCTTCTTAGGACGGTCCTGTCCCAGATTGGCCCGGGCCTCTTCCTGGATCTCTGTGTCTGGCCCTGTGCACTCTCTGAAAGGTTTCCTTTCCAACCGGGCCGCCTTAGGGCCTACTTCCAGCCCGACCACACCTCTAACTGGGCCCCCTAGTTAGACTGTCCCCTCCGAGCATCGCCCAGGATCTAAGCCCGCCCCGCTTGACGGAAATACACCGGAGCTGGCCCTGCTTCCTTGGTGAGAGCAGCAGGCCTGCCGCCCTTTTCCCCCGACCCCGTCTGCCTGACCTCTTAGTGGAATGCTGCAGGCCTGGCCCCGCCTACAGGTGGAATGCTGCAGGCTTGGCCCCGCCCCCTAGGTGGACCGCGGCAGGCCTGGCTCTGTCCTCTTGGAGGAATGCATCCGGCCCAGAAACGTTTCCTCTAGGGGAACTTCAGGTGGGCACCTGCCGCGACTTATAGGGTAGTAACGCTCGCTCTCTCTCCGCAGTCCAGGCCTGCATCCCTCCCTGCGGTAAGCACATCATTCAAAGCTCAGAATTGCGGGGAAAGGGAGGTGGTAGGGGTCGAAACCTGGGACAAATGGGAGAGGACGGGTGGGCCTCTGATCCTAAGGGGGCCAATACGAGCCATGGGGAAAAGTAAGTAAACCAGGTATTGTTCACAAACCTCATAAAAGGTGGGTCCGAAAACCAAAGCAAACCAATAGGAATCCTAGAGGCTGGAGAGTGGTGAGAGCTGGCCAATGAGCACGGGGAAGGCGGGACCCAGATTCTGTCTGGCAGGTAGAATCCAAGGTTAAATACACCTTAAGGTGGCCGAAGGGACCCGGGCTAGGGGAGGCAGATGGAGCCCAGATCCAGCGTTCCCGTCCCATAGGACTCCAGGAGGTCGCCCGGCGTTTCCGCTGCCGAGGGTGCTACTCCACGGTCTGCGACCTCCCGCTAGACTGCCCAGGTGAGGGGCGTGACCTTGAAGGGCAAGAAACCTGAAAAACTGGAAGAGGGAGCTGAGTGAGGAGGAGGCGTggtctgggggcggggccggaCGTGGGCGGGCCGAGGCGGTGATGCGGGCTTGTCTTCAGTTCAGGACTTGACGGTGACTCGGGGTCATCAGGCTATGTTCTTTTGCACTGTGAACTTCCAGCTGCCTAAGGAAGAGATCACCTATTCCTGGAAGTTCGCAGGAGGAGGTGTGAGTCGGGGAGGGTCCAGCATGAAGAGTTTAGGAGGCGGGTTATGCTTTACTAGAGGATGGGGAGTCAGGATGCAGAGGGTGGAGACTCGGTCTAGATTCAGACTTCGTGCAAGGGGAGGGTCTCGGCATTTAAGGGTAAGGGGCAAAGCTCACAATGCACAACCTGAGCTCAGGGGTGGGTTATCCGTAAAGGTTTTCGGCGGGAGAGCAAATACTAGGCCCAAGAGGCGGAGTCAAGACTTAGGAGGCGGGACTATGCGTGAAAGATCGACAAATAAGAGCTGAGGGTGGGGCCAGGGCTCAGGAAGGCGTGGTCTAGCTCGGGGGCGGGGCTTTACATTGTGGTTTGGCGAGTCGGGGCGGAGAGAATCTTTTCTGGGCGAGGGGCGAGGGGCCCCCCCTCCTCTCGCCGCTCTAGCCCGAGCGTCCCGCAGCTCCGGACTCAGGACCTGTCCTACTTCCGAGAGATTCCGCGGGCCCGAGGATACCTGGCACGGATCCGGCCGGTGCAGCCCACGCACCGCGGGACCTTCTCTTGCGTGATCACACACGACCAGCGCCCCCTGGCGCGGCTCTACTTCTTTCTGAACGGTGCGGGCGGGGCGGAGCTGCGCGGCAGGGGCGGGGCTACGTGAGGGGTGGGGCTCGCGCCCGGCTGACGTGCGCGTCCCCGCAGTGACAGGTCCGCCACCGCGCGGGGAGACTGAGCTCCAGGTCGCTTTTCGGGAAGTGTTGCGCTGGGCGCCACGGGAGGGGGAGATGATCGAACCCTGGACGCCCAGCCTGGGCGAGCTGCTGGCCAGGCCCGAGGCTCTGACGCCGGGCAATCAGTGCCTGCTCGCGGTCGCTGTGGCCTTAGCCTCAGCCAGTGCGACCGTGCTGGCGTGGTGAGTCCCTGGGACCCCAGAATCCCAGCATCTGGCTCTCCTTTCCCAGACCCAAGGGTCTGGGTttccagcccctcctgcctcagATCCAGAAGTCCGAGTCTCCAGACCCTCTTACtcaggagtccaggcccccaccccctccttcctcaGACCAGGAGTCATAACCCCCAACCCCTATTTTCTCAGATCTAAGAGTCCAAGCCCTATCACCCACCTTTGGGACCTAGGCTCCAGGACCCAGATTTCTGGTCCCCAgcctctcccacacacacacgaACATCTCCTTTTTTCCCCAGGATATTCTTTCGATGGTACTGCAGCGGCGACTAACAAAGGTATCTTTTTTATCCTATTTCCATCCCTAAAATAAAGAATCTATTTCAGCTCTCTAGATTCTTTCATCTTCGAAGGTGGTCACTACTAACTTAGGAGGAAGAGCGGCACACCCCAAAGGTGCCCAGGTGCCCATGCCCCCCTAACGACTGTAAGAGGCGCAGCTGTCGCAGTGCAGGGTCCTGTACCGAGGCTTTAGGTGCAAGCCCAGGCCCCTCCCCGGATTTGTGGCAGCATCCTGGACATTTCCGCCTGCAGCAGTCACCCTTAAAGAGTCTTTGATATCGCCCTGAAAGCCTGTTCCTCCCCCAAGACTTTCTTGCTGTCGTAAAGGGCACCATTATCCACGCAGCTGCTCAACCAGAAACCGAAGTTGCGTTTAATTCCTCCTCCACTTCCAATCTAGGTCCAAATCTCAGCCTTTTCAATTCCTAAATATCTCATGGAGCTGCGCTCTCTCCGTGGTCCGCCACCATCTCTTGCGTGGATCACTGCGGCAGCCCGTCGCCACTGGCCTCCCTGGCTCTGCTCAGCCTTGTGTCAACGCAGTCCATTCTCCAcaaagcagccagagtgatttttttttttgctactttggctaaggttttattttttaaattttaattggagtgtagttgattcacaatactgtgttcctgctgtacagcaaagtgaatcagttatacatatacatatacctactcctttttagattctttgcccatacaggtcattacagagtattgagtagagttccctgtgctatacagtaggtccttattagttatctattttatatatagtagtgtgtatatgtcaatcccaacctctaGAGTGATATTTTGAAGTTTGTCAGATcaggtcactcctctgctcagaacccttgAGTGGCTCCCCGTTGCCATTGGAACAAAATCCAGTTCCTTGTCAAGGCCTCCAAGGGCCCCCAAGGTTCTGGTTAACTTTGTCCCACCCCACTCTTCCCCCTTGATCTTTCTATCTTGCAGTTCCTCTGGCCTTTGCTCATTCGTTGCATTCATCATGATTCTTCGCATTCTCTCTAGGACCTGGGTACATACTATTTTCTGCCTAGAATAATGTTCCCTTTTTTGTCTAGTTAACTCAGTTATGATTTCCCCTGAATGGCCTTTAACCCATTAACCCATTTAATCTCCAGGACAAGGCTGTGTGGGCGGGCACTGTGTTTATGTGCCTGACTCCACGTCCCTCTGCTCCCCCTCTTTACTCTCTAGCCCCACTGGCCTTCTTTTTGTTGCCCCTTGAACATGCAGAGTTCAGTCCTgtccctgggcctttgcacatgctgttcttcCTACTTGAAATGACTTTACTCTGAACCTCACAAAGCCACCTCCCTCTCATTGCACAGgtcccagctcaaatgtcacctctgaCTAGTCCCCTCCTCCCACATGACAtccccctattttattttattttttattttttaattttttttggctgtgccacgaggcttgggggatcttggttcctgaccagggatcgaacccgggccctcagcaatgaaagcactgagtcctaaccactggaccaccagggagttcccaacATCCCCCTATTTTAGCTTGTGCATTATACGTGTTCAGACCTAATGtaaccttattttttaatttggttttgtgTCTTCCCCGCTTAAAAGGTAAGATCCTTCATGTTCTTATTCACCGATGTGTTCCccttcactgattcattcaatcagcaaatatttactgagcgtttactatgtgccaggcattttcaaGGCACTGTAGACACAGCAATGAAGAAATCAGAACAGACAAAAATCTGCACCCTCAAGATAGGcggaggggattaagagatacaaactattatgtataaaataaatacgcTACAAGAATATAATGTAcggcacagggaatatagccaatattttataataactttaaatgggagtataatctataaattaTTGAATCACTCTGTCGTATGCCTAaaacttgtataatattgtacattaactgtactttaattaaaaaaaaaattctgcaccCTCATGGAGTTTAGATTCTCATCGAtggtcaaaaaataaacaagaaaattatgcaAAAATGTGCACCAAGGCATATGATAATATATGGGATGGAGCAAAAAAAGCAGGGAAACAGATAGGGGGTGTTAGGGGGAGGAGGGTAGCAATAGGATCTTTGGAGAAGGCCTCACCCAAGAAGGTGCCCCTAGAATAAAGACTTGAAGGGGATGAGGTATCAGCCATGTGGATATATGTGTTAAGAGTGCTCCAGGCAAAAGAAACAGCAGgagcaaaagccctgaggcaggggTGTGCCTGGTGTGTGGAAGAATAGCCAGGAGTTCAATCCACTGGGAGCAGGGCTTTAGGAAATGAGTATGCAGTGAGGTCAGAGAGAACACGGGGTGGGGGGACCAGTTCATGCAGGACCTTGGCCACCCTAAGGTCTTGATTTTCCTCCGTATGAGATCATGGTAGTTTTTGAGCCAAGGAATGtcatgatttgatttgatttacataGCTCCTGCATGGATAACAGACTGTAGggggcaagggtggaagcagagGTCACTGTTAGGTGGTAATCCAGGCATGAGATAGCAACTTTAATCCAGGGAGGAGATGCAGCTCGGGGACAAAGCAGTGACAGTGAAGGTGAGGAGAGTGGTCCTAGGTCTGTCATGTAGGTAGAACCAGTGGGATTTGCTGATGGATCAGAATGTTGGATATGAAAGAAGAGACAAGGGTCAGGATCAATGGTCAGGACAGCAGCAATGTCCAGTAGAACTCTCTGCCTTGATGGAAACGTTCTAGACCTGCCCTGTCCAGTGTGGCAGCCACCAGCCACGTGTGGCCATGAAGCACCAGAATTGTGGccagtgcaactgaggaactgaatttctaatctttaatagttttaatcatttaaatcgTCCCACCTCTGTGACAACAGAAGTCACAGAGGCATGTGTCTGGGTATCCTTAACTAGGGATCAGAGTCTCTTTGCTTAATTGACTAGG from Balaenoptera musculus isolate JJ_BM4_2016_0621 unplaced genomic scaffold, mBalMus1.pri.v3 scaffold_113_arrow_ctg1, whole genome shotgun sequence includes:
- the SPACA6 gene encoding sperm acrosome membrane-associated protein 6 isoform X1, which translates into the protein MALLAPGSAVPSALVALTVFRASAWACLLCFTSYNERLQICQIFAGLESPDLGKCEEAFTDAFKGLLDTEINYDERSHLHDAFTRMTHSLQEVAAAQGSFRVAFPHAAEKIQKIILQLKEVQACIPPCGLQEVARRFRCRGCYSTVCDLPLDCPVQDLTVTRGHQAMFFCTVNFQLPKEEITYSWKFAGGGLRTQDLSYFREIPRARGYLARIRPVQPTHRGTFSCVITHDQRPLARLYFFLNVTGPPPRGETELQVAFREVLRWAPREGEMIEPWTPSLGELLARPEALTPGNQCLLAVAVALASASATVLAWIFFRWYCSGD
- the SPACA6 gene encoding sperm acrosome membrane-associated protein 6 isoform X2, which encodes MALLAPGSAVPSALVALTVFRASAWACLLCFTSYNERLQICQIFAGLESPDLGKCEEAFTDAFKGLLDTEINYDERSHLHDAFTRMTHSLQEVAAAQGSFRVAFPHAAEKIQKIILQLKEVQACIPPCVQDLTVTRGHQAMFFCTVNFQLPKEEITYSWKFAGGGLRTQDLSYFREIPRARGYLARIRPVQPTHRGTFSCVITHDQRPLARLYFFLNVTGPPPRGETELQVAFREVLRWAPREGEMIEPWTPSLGELLARPEALTPGNQCLLAVAVALASASATVLAWIFFRWYCSGD
- the SPACA6 gene encoding sperm acrosome membrane-associated protein 6 isoform X3, which produces MALLAPGSAVPSALVALTVFRASAWACLLCFTSYNERLQICQIFAGLESPDLGKCEEAFTDAFKGLLDTEINYDERSHLHDAFTRMTHSLQEVAAAQGSFRVAFPHAAEKIQKIILQLKEVQACIPPCGLQEVARRFRCRGCYSTVCDLPLDCPVQDLTVTRGHQAMFFCTVNFQLPKEEITYSWKFAGGGLRTQDLSYFREIPRARGYLARIRPVQPTHRGTFSCVITHDQRPLARLYFFLNGYSFDGTAAATNKGIFFILFPSLK
- the SPACA6 gene encoding sperm acrosome membrane-associated protein 6 isoform X4 — protein: MALLAPGSAVPSALVALTVFRASAWACLLCFTSYNERLQICQIFAGLESPDLGKCEEAFTDAFKGLLDTEINYDERSHLHDAFTRMTHSLQEVAAAQGSFRVAFPHAAEKIQKIILQLKEVQACIPPCGLQEVARRFRCRGCYSTVCDLPLDCPVQDLTVTRGHQAMFFCTVNFQLPKEEITYSWKFAGGGLRTQDLSYFREIPRARGYLARIRPVQPTHRGTFSCVITHDQRPLARLYFFLNGYSFDGTAAATNKGIFKAL